The proteins below come from a single Pichia kudriavzevii chromosome 2, complete sequence genomic window:
- a CDS encoding uncharacterized protein (PKUD0B09550; similar to Saccharomyces cerevisiae YPL042C (SSN3); ancestral locus Anc_8.490), with product MNTAPSNFFTMGPYRARKDSKRVSLSARYEVLGYIAAGTYGKVYKAVGKTGENKGHVFAIKKFKSDTKDSSGIGEYTGLSQSAVREISLCREVSHENITRLAEVILEGRSVCLVFDFAEHDLLQIIHCHAHAQSPLSVLTLKSTMYQILKGVAYLHGQWIVHRDLKPANIMVTRDGIVKIGDLGLARSFRTPVNPLYNGDKVVVTIWYRAPELLLGARHYTPAVDIWSVGCIFGELLSLRPLFKGEEAKMDNTKKHNQPPFQENQLLKILQILGTPTLKDWPTLADYPEYPHLQRFTTFPQNLHTWYATHNSGNSNECLHLLEGLLVYDPGERFSAIDALKHQWFQHEPKPTKNILLHSRIQYPRRKIHRGGASDLNG from the coding sequence ATGAATACAGCGCCTAGCAATTTCTTTACCATGGGCCCCTATAGGGCACGGAAGGACAGCAAGAGGGTCTCGTTAAGTGCGAGGTATGAAGTCTTGGGATATATTGCAGCTGGTACGTATGGTAAAGTCTACAAGGCCGTTGGGAAGACGGGGGAGAACAAGGGACATGTTTTTGCCATCAAGAAGTTCAAGAGTGATACCAAGGACAGCAGTGGGATTGGGGAGTATACTGGTCTATCGCAAAGTGCCGTTCGGGAAATCTCGTTGTGTAGGGAGGTATCACACGAGAACATCACACGGTTGGCGGAAGTTATCCTTGAGGGGAGGAGTGTCTGTcttgtatttgattttgccGAACATGATTTGCTACAAATCATCCACTGCCACGCACATGCACAATCACCATTGAGTGTTTTGACACTCAAGAGTACAATGTACCAGATATTAAAAGGAGTTGCCTATTTACATGGCCAATGGATTGTTCATCGAGATTTAAAACCTGCAAATATTATGGTTACCCGGGACGGGATTGTCAAGATTGGCGATTTAGGGTTGGCCAGGAGTTTCAGAACCCCTGTGAATCCTCTCTACAATGGGGACAAGGTTGTAGTTACCATCTGGTACAGGGCGCCCGAGTTGCTATTAGGTGCTAGGCATTATACACCTGCAGTTGATATTTGGAGTGTCGGGTGTATATTTGGCGAGTTGTTGAGTTTGAGACCTTTATTCAAGGGCGAAGAGGCCAAAATGGACAACACCAAGAAACACAACCAACCTCCATTCCAGGAGAATCAATTACTCAAAATCTTGCAGATTCTAGGCACACCAACATTGAAGGATTGGCCAACATTGGCCGACTATCCTGAATACCCGCATTTGCAAAGGTTTACAACGTTCCCTCAAAATCTCCACACATGGTATGCCACGCATAACAGTGGCAATTCCAACGAATGTCTTCACTTATTGGAGGGACTATTGGTGTATGATCCTGGAGAGCGGTTTAGCGCCATCGATGCCTTAAAACATCAGTGGTTTCAACATGAGCCTAAACCTACAAAGAATATCCTATTACATTCACGTATACAGTATCCAAGGAGAAAGATACATAGAGGAGGGGCGTCCGATCTCAATGGGTAG
- a CDS encoding uncharacterized protein (PKUD0B09560; similar to Saccharomyces cerevisiae YDR248C; ancestral locus Anc_8.478) — protein sequence MPVIIVGGPSGTGKTTVGQELARLLRERGDSVCFIEGDNLHSEENIAKMSAGIPLMDVDRWPWLERLSKESVRGAATHSYVVVTCSMLRRVYRDYLNSKIGSEGWYPLRMYLLNNTYENVLQQMRARQHFFKPDMLRSQYDTFEPGVKGEANVVNVKCEGKTPVELAEEIIKDITLGDNCARDGATH from the coding sequence ATGCCAGTCATCATAGTGGGCGGACCCTCAGGGACGGGGAAGACGACCGTTGGACAAGAATTGGCCCGTCTCCTTAGGGAACGGGGGGACAGTGTCTGTTTTATCGAGGGAGACAACCTCCACAGCGAGGAGAATATTGCAAAAATGAGTGCCGGGATTCCGTTAATGGACGTTGACAGATGGCCGTGGTTAGAACGTCTCTCTAAAGAAAGCGTGCGTGGCGCAGCAACACATTCCTACGTGGTGGTCACGTGCTCGATGCTGCGCCGCGTGTACCGGGACTATTTGAACTCAAAGATCGGAAGTGAAGGATGGTATCCTTTACGGATGTACTTGCTCAACAACACCTACGAGAACGTCCTCCAACAAATGAGGGCACGGCAGCATTTCTTCAAGCCGGATATGCTGCGGTCCCAATACGATACTTTTGAGCCCGGGGTTAAAGGAGAGGCAAATGTTGTAAACGTGAAATGCGAAGGTAAAACGCCAGTTGAGTTGGCAGAGGAAATCATCAAGGACATCACATTAGGGGATAACTGTGCAAGAGACGGTGCTACCCATTGA
- a CDS encoding uncharacterized protein (PKUD0B09540; similar to Saccharomyces cerevisiae YPL041C; ancestral locus Anc_8.489), with translation MLSLYIRPRLHPYITPSIVTPTRTLLYKRTTKIKRTPTPDLNLNAKLDDPLADNKYYKRTPNILRPHMRSMLLHPGKFVLSVAVLQQIFTIVPFLFLWKGYYNGWFHVPFEMPEQLIEHARGMMEKGLTQWDPQMGDRDTAIETGATAYATVRALTPLIWVSAILGAPFFEVRARALFNKLLKFFKRNNNKKQ, from the coding sequence ATGCTGTCATTGTACATCCGTCCACGGCTCCACCCATACATTACACCATCGATTGTGACCCCAACGCGTACCCTCCTTTATAAGCGGACAACGAAAATCAAACGAACTCCAACACCGGATCTCAACTTGAATGCCAAACTGGATGACCCCCTGGCCGATAATAAATACTATAAACGAACACCAAACATCTTGCGTCCGCATATGCGTTCGATGTTACTACACCCTGGTAAATTTGTTCTCTCCGTTGCTGTTTTACAACAGATTTTTACCATTGTACCCTTCTTATTCTTGTGGAAAGGTTATTACAATGGGTGGTTCCATGTACCATTTGAAATGCCAGAACAACTAATCGAACATGCCAGGGGGATGATGGAGAAAGGCCTGACTCAATGGGATCCTCAAATGGGGGACCGGGACACTGCCATTGAAACAGGTGCTACCGCCTATGCTACCGTGCGTGCATTGACCCCCTTAATATGGGTCAGTGCTATTTTAGGTGCGCCTTTTTTCGAAGTGAGGGCAAGAGCCTTATTTAACAAGCTGttgaaattcttcaagagaaacaatAACAAGAAGCAATAG